Genomic window (Deinococcus reticulitermitis):
CGAACTGACGCTGTTTGAGTCGAGTGGAACTCCATGCCGAGGGAAGGCTTGCTGTTCTGACGCTGGCCTAGAGAAGGGCAGCTGTTACTGTGCAGCCAAGCCTCTGCGGACTCGCTCATGCTCGCGCAGCACCTTCAAGGCTGCCTCGCAGGTAGTCACAGGTTTGGCCTGGTGAGGCGGCTGCTTCATGTAGGCCGTCATAGCGCTCTTTACTCAATGGCAAGAGTCAAAGTGAGAGGCGTATGCGAGCTGTGCGGGTCACTGGTTCTGGCAGCGGCTTGACGAGACTGCACTACCTCAAGTTGCGGTCACAAGGTCAAGATGAGAACGGACAATCGTTCGCTCCCCGTCCATGTTGACAGTCCAAAAAAGTTAAGATATCCTCTCTGGGACGAGGAAAATAGCTCAGCTGGTAGAGCAAACGACTGAAAATCGTTGGGTCGCCGGTTCAAGTCCGGCCCTGGCCACCAAGCAAAAAGACTCCGTCATAGACGGGGTTTTTTGCCTTTTGGTGGATCAAAGACAGGCATGAATATACTCTGCATAACACGCCGTTTAGGGCCTGGGCTTCTCGTGTCAGACAGCAAATCCCGCAAAGGTGCTCTGAACGTCAGATTTCGACTGCGCGGCGTCCTCGCCGCTTCCCCTGGCGGTGGGCACTGGCCGTGCCTAAACGCCTTCTGAGCGGAGATGCCGATATAACACGGCGTTCCAAGCCCTAAACGGCGTGATTTTCTGGTGTCTGCACGTTTTCCGGGTGTTGAAGTGCTGCCGAGTCCAGCGGTAGAAGTGGCGGATGGCCGCGCGGCGGCCTGAACTGTGATGGGGACGATATCTGGCCATATCGCCCCCTTTTTATGCGCTCAGCACGCTGTTTTTGCCCTGCAACCCTAAATCCTAAACGGCGTACACACCCTGATGCGGGTCGTACGTCCCTTCACTGCTGAACTTCGACGAGCAGGTCGCGGATCTCGTAGCTCATCAGCAGCTCGTTGAAGGTCAGTTCCGGTGTGCCCACGACGCGCAGCGGCAGGCTCAGCAGGCGGTGCAGGAACACGTCGCTCTCGTGGATGGCGAGGAAAGCGCCGGGGCAGCGGTGTACGCCGTCCCCGAAGCTCAGGGCCTGCGCCTGCACGCCGCCCGACAGCGCCCGGTGCGGGCAGAGTGTGAGCGGCTCCTCTCCCACCGCCGAGGCGTCGGCATTGGCGGTCCGGATGTCCAGAATCATGCGCGCCCCCGCTGGAATGTGGTGGGCCGCGCCCCCCTGCTCAAGGGTCACGTCCTCCGCCGCCTTGCGCCACAAGGTCGAGGCCACCGGCTCCAGCCGCAGGATCTCGTGCAGGATGCGGTGCCGTTCGGTGCGGTCGCCCGCGAGGTACTGCCCGCGCAAGCCGCCGTTCTCCAGCAGGTGCCACGCCGCTACGCCGATAAACTCGCGGGTGGTGACCATCCCGGCGGTCGCGTAGGTCAGGCACTCCACCAGAATTTCAAGGTCGTTGTAGCCTTTCCCCAGTAGGTGGCTGATCACGTCCTCCTGGGGCTTCTTGCGCCGGGCCTGAATGGCGGGGCGCACGTCTATTCGGTAAAAGCTGGACATCCTGAGCAGGCCCCGGGACTGGGTGACGGCGCTCCGCAGGCGGACCAGTGGACCGGCCCCCGCCGCCCCGCTGATGTCACTGCCGGAGAGCAGTTCGTCAATGCGGCGGTCCATGCCAGGCTGAAGCGAGTCGGTCAGGCCCACCACCCGCGCGGCGACCTCGACCGAGAGTTCCATGCTCAGGTCGCTGAGGTCGGCCTGCCCCGCCCGCAGGAGCCGCACGATCAGACGCTCGGTGAGGTGGTCGATAAAGGCGTGGTGCTTGTCCTGCACCGTCTTGGGGGTGAAGAAGCGGGCGATGGCGGTGCGCTGCTCACGGTGCTCCTCCCCGTCCTGAAAGATGACGGCTGGGCGCAGGCGGGTGACGAGCACATTGTCGGTGGTGGCCCCCTGCCGCACCCGCTCGCTGTCGCGCAGCACCTGCTTCACGGCGGCGTAGGAGCGCAGGTGCCACACGTTCCCCTGAAGTTCGACGCCGGGCGAGTGCTCGGAGCCGAAGGCGGTCTTGCGCTCAGAACTCTGGAAGGGACAGCGGGGGGCAGGGTCAGTCGTCATGTGGAGCCTCCTCAGGACAGTTATGAGTCACGGTGTATCATAGGAGGCATGAGGGCGCGTGAGTCATCTGGAGGAGGGGGGGATGCCTGAGGCCCCGCCTGGCCCCCAGGCCGACCTGCGCGTGCGGCGCACCCGCCGCCTGCTCACCCAGGCCCTGATCGACCTGAGCGCCGAGCGCCCCCTCGACACCATCACCGTGCGCGACCTGACCGAACGGGCCGGAGTCGGCTACGCCACCTTCTTCCGCCACTACGCGAGCACCGAGGAATTGCTGCGCGGCGCGGTAGACGACCTGCGGGCCGAGCTGCTTGGCCTGCTGCCCCGGCTGGCCGGGGACGCCCCCGAACAGGCGGGCGCGGTGGTGTTCCGGCACGTGCAGGCCCAGCCGGGCCTCTACCGCCTGCTGCTCGGCACCGACCGCTCGCACGGGCTGCTCGACCAGATCGTCGACATCGGCGTGGAGGGCCTGCTGGACACCTTCGAGGCCCGCCCGGACGCGGGCGTACCGGTCGAGGTCGCCGCACACCACTTCATCCACTCGTTTCTGGGCCTGATCTCCTGGTGGCTGCGGCATGACCAGCCCCACAGCCCCGACCGCATGGGCGAGATCTACCGGGAACTGATTCTGCGCCCCACTCAGGCTGCGGCGTTGCAGCCCCGCACCTTCCCCAGAGACCGGAGACGAACCTGAGAAACGCCCTCGGCTGGGGTGGGCCTCGCGCTGTACCGTCGCCGCGCGCTTTCCTACACCCAGCTCTACCCCGAACTGCGTTCGCCGCTGCGGCGCCTGCGAAGTCCATTGTTCGCCCTCCCACTCGCCTTGCTGGTGCAGCGCTGCCGCGCTGTCCATCCACGGCGGCAGCTTCGTCAGCGGCTCGGCCGGGGGCTACCCACACCAGTGGGCCGGGTTCGCCCGGGAACTCGGTTGGACCGTCGTGAATGTGGAGTATCGCCTTGCGCCAGGCACGCCCTTTCCGGGGCCGCTGGAGGACTATTACGCGGCCCTGCGCTGGATGAAAGAGCAGGCAGCGTCCCTGGGGATTGACCCGGACCGCATCGCCCTCGCCGGGGACGGCGCCGGACTCGAACAGGCTGGGTTGGACGGCCTATCTGGGCAGCCGACCGGGCGGGAGCCCTGTTCTATTCAGCCGCGCATCATGAAGTGCTCAATGATCGCGTGGTGGTCCTCGAAAAATTGCTCGGGCTGGGCGAGCGCCTCGCTCAGGGGCATCCAGAAGGCCTCCGCTGCGTCGGAGGCGGCGCGCAGCGGAGGAAGCTGTCCCAGGCCGAGGTCAAAGTGAAACGCGTGGGTCACGGTGCGCCCACGCTGGCTGCGGTCGGGGTAATCGAAGACGCCCTGGGCACGCAGCGCCGCCGTGAGCGATCCGCCTCCACTCAGGCCCGT
Coding sequences:
- a CDS encoding cytochrome P450, coding for MTTDPAPRCPFQSSERKTAFGSEHSPGVELQGNVWHLRSYAAVKQVLRDSERVRQGATTDNVLVTRLRPAVIFQDGEEHREQRTAIARFFTPKTVQDKHHAFIDHLTERLIVRLLRAGQADLSDLSMELSVEVAARVVGLTDSLQPGMDRRIDELLSGSDISGAAGAGPLVRLRSAVTQSRGLLRMSSFYRIDVRPAIQARRKKPQEDVISHLLGKGYNDLEILVECLTYATAGMVTTREFIGVAAWHLLENGGLRGQYLAGDRTERHRILHEILRLEPVASTLWRKAAEDVTLEQGGAAHHIPAGARMILDIRTANADASAVGEEPLTLCPHRALSGGVQAQALSFGDGVHRCPGAFLAIHESDVFLHRLLSLPLRVVGTPELTFNELLMSYEIRDLLVEVQQ
- a CDS encoding TetR/AcrR family transcriptional regulator, translating into MPEAPPGPQADLRVRRTRRLLTQALIDLSAERPLDTITVRDLTERAGVGYATFFRHYASTEELLRGAVDDLRAELLGLLPRLAGDAPEQAGAVVFRHVQAQPGLYRLLLGTDRSHGLLDQIVDIGVEGLLDTFEARPDAGVPVEVAAHHFIHSFLGLISWWLRHDQPHSPDRMGEIYRELILRPTQAAALQPRTFPRDRRRT